From Candidatus Binatus sp., the proteins below share one genomic window:
- a CDS encoding transposase, translating into MTRSVRKKGAGKEAKLCYTESVLMENRNGIMIDLRVGQASGRAECEQGLAMLQAVRGARRITVAGDKGYDTAAFVASCRALNVTPHLARNERRPGGSALDHRTTSWPGYALSQRVRKRVEEIFGWIKTVGNFRRTRYRGVARTSFAAYLVGAAYNLLRIAKLCPSG; encoded by the coding sequence CTGACCCGGAGCGTCAGGAAGAAGGGCGCCGGCAAAGAGGCCAAACTCTGTTACACCGAGAGCGTGCTGATGGAGAATCGCAACGGCATCATGATCGATCTGCGCGTGGGTCAGGCCAGCGGCCGGGCCGAATGCGAGCAGGGGCTGGCGATGCTGCAAGCGGTTCGCGGCGCGCGCCGGATCACGGTGGCGGGCGACAAGGGCTACGACACTGCGGCGTTCGTGGCGAGCTGCCGCGCGCTCAATGTCACTCCACACCTGGCGCGCAATGAGCGGCGGCCGGGTGGCTCGGCGCTCGACCATCGCACCACCAGTTGGCCGGGCTACGCGCTCAGCCAACGAGTGCGCAAGCGGGTCGAGGAGATCTTCGGCTGGATCAAGACGGTCGGCAACTTCCGCCGCACCCGCTATCGGGGCGTGGCGCGGACCAGCTTCGCCGCCTACCTGGTCGGCGCCGCCTACAACCTGCTGCGAATCGCAAAGCTCTGTCCCAGCGGATGA